One segment of Candidatus Melainabacteria bacterium DNA contains the following:
- a CDS encoding sulfurtransferase, with the protein MEIVNLAAYKFVSIPDPNSWRPRVKARCQELGVMGSILFSPEGINLFVAGERTAIDAFLHFLRTDELFGGRFADIIVKESVSETQPHKRIVVRLKSEIITMKHPMLVQPTDERAPAVEPAQLKRWLDQGHDDEGRELLLLDTRNEFEVNIGTFEEAIHFKIEKFSEFPKAFDDTKPTINEDLQNKTVVSFCTGGIRCEKAALFLKERNVPNVFQLDGGILRYFEEIGGAHWNGECFVFDRRVALDPALNPTQKEYEITAKQSRMEQYYRWKAKKESEAGANSSQSTVS; encoded by the coding sequence ATGGAAATTGTCAATTTAGCAGCCTACAAATTTGTAAGCATCCCCGATCCGAATTCCTGGAGACCGAGAGTCAAGGCTCGCTGCCAGGAGCTGGGCGTGATGGGCAGCATACTCTTCTCGCCCGAAGGCATAAATCTGTTTGTCGCGGGAGAGCGCACTGCCATAGACGCGTTTCTTCATTTTCTGCGAACTGATGAATTGTTTGGCGGAAGATTCGCCGACATCATAGTCAAGGAAAGCGTCTCTGAAACACAGCCGCACAAGCGGATAGTCGTAAGACTGAAAAGCGAAATCATCACCATGAAGCATCCAATGCTGGTGCAACCGACTGATGAGCGTGCACCAGCAGTAGAGCCAGCTCAATTAAAGCGCTGGCTCGATCAGGGTCACGATGATGAAGGAAGAGAACTATTGCTGCTTGATACGCGCAATGAGTTTGAAGTCAACATCGGCACGTTCGAGGAGGCGATTCACTTCAAGATAGAAAAATTCAGTGAATTCCCGAAAGCATTTGATGACACCAAACCAACTATCAATGAAGACCTGCAGAACAAAACCGTAGTTTCATTTTGCACAGGTGGAATTCGTTGCGAGAAAGCCGCTTTGTTTCTCAAAGAAAGGAATGTTCCTAATGTCTTTCAGCTCGACGGCGGCATCCTCAGATACTTCGAAGAAATCGGCGGCGCTCACTGGAACGGCGAATGCTTCGTTTTCGATCGACGTGTCGCGCTAGACCCTGCGTTGAACCCAACTCAAAAAGAATACGAAATAACAGCCAAGCAAAGTCGCATGGAACAATACTATCGATGGAAAGCGAAGAAAGAGTCCGAAGCCGGCGCAAATTCTTCGCAATCCACCGTTAGTTAG
- a CDS encoding SMI1/KNR4 family protein — protein MKEDWEINKELKELAEKLSALKCVLQPLSEEKVAAWEAKWGVTLPGTYRRFITEITDGVVMPRATLIPLEETMTTARGNNWLPSQLPRDFLQKPFLPDDDFNPDTIPGLDDMTWRWSDDEYSKWWMEHLHGTIVISRHKEERTSFLVVTGKSRGQVWADLTTVGEGYERADWDFLDWVLRNAA, from the coding sequence ATGAAAGAAGATTGGGAAATAAACAAAGAATTGAAAGAACTGGCGGAGAAGCTTTCCGCTCTTAAGTGCGTACTGCAGCCGCTCTCTGAAGAGAAGGTAGCGGCGTGGGAAGCAAAATGGGGGGTCACACTGCCTGGCACTTATCGCCGTTTCATTACGGAAATCACCGACGGAGTCGTCATGCCAAGAGCCACTCTGATTCCGCTGGAAGAGACAATGACAACGGCGCGCGGTAACAACTGGCTGCCTTCGCAATTACCCCGCGATTTCCTTCAAAAGCCTTTCTTGCCGGATGACGACTTCAATCCCGACACCATACCTGGTCTGGACGACATGACCTGGCGCTGGAGCGATGACGAATACTCCAAATGGTGGATGGAACACCTGCATGGCACAATAGTTATTTCGCGGCACAAAGAGGAACGCACCTCATTTCTCGTCGTCACGGGCAAATCGCGCGGGCAGGTGTGGGCTGACCTGACCACGGTCGGCGAGGGCTATGAGAGAGCAGACTGGGACTTTCTCGACTGGGTTTTAAGAAACGCTGCATAG